The following are from one region of the Tenacibaculum dicentrarchi genome:
- a CDS encoding RNA polymerase sigma factor: protein MVYKDIVSDSDLVKDYINGKELAIELLIKRHQQRLYSFIYSKVQNRDITEDIFQDTFIKVIRTLKKGNYNEEGKFLPWVMRISHNLIIDFFRKKNRMPKFNNTDDFDIFSVLADGSLNIENRIIKEQILLAVRDLVNQLPEEQKEVLKMRIYNDMSFNEISENTGVSINTALGRMRYALINLRKIIEKNKIILVN from the coding sequence ATGGTATATAAAGACATTGTAAGCGATAGCGATTTAGTAAAAGACTACATTAACGGAAAAGAACTAGCGATAGAATTATTAATTAAACGTCATCAACAACGTTTATATAGTTTTATTTATAGCAAAGTACAAAATAGAGACATTACAGAAGATATATTTCAGGATACTTTTATAAAAGTAATAAGAACTTTAAAAAAAGGTAATTATAATGAAGAAGGTAAGTTTTTACCTTGGGTGATGCGTATTTCTCATAATTTAATTATTGATTTTTTTAGGAAAAAAAATAGAATGCCTAAGTTTAATAATACTGATGATTTTGATATTTTTTCAGTATTAGCAGATGGGTCGTTAAATATAGAAAATAGAATAATTAAAGAACAAATATTACTAGCTGTAAGAGATTTAGTTAATCAATTACCAGAAGAACAAAAAGAAGTTTTAAAAATGCGTATTTATAATGATATGAGTTTTAATGAAATTTCTGAAAATACAGGTGTAAGTATTAATACAGCTTTAGGAAGAATGAGATATGCTTTAATTAACTTGAGAAAAATAATAGAGAAAAATAAAATTATTCTAGTTAATTAA